GTTATGTCACTGATCTTACATATCACCGAAGATcatctattatattgacaagataacTGAGTGACCGCTTttatttaacaatggaaatacacgtcctcaaagatggaaggcaggtaggagaaggcgagatcaggtgggaccattctagccaatgagagggcagataagcATGGTAACGATTGGCACAACTCTGATATAAAGTAGTATTTTTCAAAGTTGCCAAAATGCCATGTGCGTCAATTTAGGGTATATCAGTACATTTGTAACAAATAAGCCTCATATATCAattgagcaattacatttttgttgaccaaatttaACACTCATTAACCACGTTCCATCCAGTTTTTATgtgagtaaaaaaatatatactgtagccTATTAAAAAAAATGACAGCTGTGATCGAAACAGGAAGTTACCGTACAATGTTATAATTGCAGACAGCTCATTTGTTCGTTCGACATGTGGGGGATCATTGGTCAAATTAATTATGTGAGAAAGGATGGTGGAAACGCCATTAGGCTCAGATATTGATATTATAACTATCATGTAAAGCTGGGGCACAACTTTCTCTGGGGACAGTTCTGAAATGGCATTTCTgacccccccagttttatcattggaatgtgatacaaaacgatgcaacggtgtgctttaggaccgcTCTGATGCCTCAGAGCGGtggggtaggctgtttagagtgtttatcctgctggatacattttaaaataagaataataataataaattatgcCCCCCACCCCCATTTCTTAAACGCAAGTTGCGAGTTGCGCCTCTGATCACGTAAACTTGGAGACCCACCATGACATAGTTTGTGGTCCACTCACTAAGACTCGTCAAACCTTGCCGTTTATTATTAGGCTACATATGAAATAAATATGATAAACTTCACATGggggtgaaagtgcacggtgatgagtttgatgctcctttcccaaaaatatcgagggtcttaatCTGGTGACATGTTTATTAATGCTGTTTGACAATTACAGATATTCTTGCTCTTATCCATagtaatctcatcatgtagactagcctacctgcAGAGCCTACAGTATCTGCAAGGTGCTAACTCGAAAATGTGTCGCCAATTCAAATCACAATTTATTTGATTGGACGGAAACCTAACTAGTGACCTCCACAAAAAATGCCTCACTCCATAGTCTTATTTTCGTGAACAGATTTTAGGCGATGTAAACTCATCTCGCTTCTTCCTCTCTGATAGCACATATTGGGTGTAATGattagtccaaacagttgcaacgttttgcaacaaaaatgagagtttctattggacgaaTTCAGGTAGTTCCCGCCCCGTTTCGTTCGCTTCCGTTAAAAAAAACGTTTAGGAAACGTTTTGCAACCTAACGTTTGTATAACGTTTTTATATTGACTGCGTAATGAATACGCCCCTGCCCTCTATCTGGAGAGGGCTACAGGAAAGCCCTAATGTTCTTCCTTCCTCCCATTATAAATTCTACAAGAACGTCCTATCTGCATTGGTTGATGCTTGAATACAGTTGTCTGTCTCAAATGGTAAGAATTTCACAATTTTGTTTTACTGCAAAGAATATTCCGTCGCAAAGGGGGGGCAACCTTAGCGATGCGTCAATTTATGGAAGCCAGCCGTGTAGGCTGTAGCCTATGTAGGTTGCATCTCGAAGAGTAGGCTGGAAAATCAACAAGGAGATAACAACAACCCTCCCAGGGAGCAGCTGACGCGATCAATTCTGACACATTTGATCTAATAACCACATTACGCGGGTTTTGTGGTTGTAGGCCTAGGTAGATATTTGCCGCATATAGCTGATGTGTTTCACGACCACTTTCACGGTGGAAGCATAGACTATTGGTAGCCTAATATTCATAGTGGGCTATGTATTTGGCCTACTGTTTTAATACTCAATCTATTAAGTTATGCATGTGGTGTTGGCTTTATTTTCAACTATGAATGATATTCGATGCGTTTGATCTTTCCACAGGTCTTACGAATGGAATCGGATAGGCTATGAATAATTGCCGCATCACCTCCTAGACCTAGAGGGAGCCAGACAACAATGTTACGGATCAAGTGCAACATTGTTACAACTGACCAATAACAAGTGTATTATTGCAGACCAATAGCATAACTAATTGCAACATTTTAACACACCAGGTTAAGGCTACATGGCTACCTCGTGTGAAGTCAAAAGGCAAAACTGAAGACAATTCATCCTGAAGTCTGCTAAACAACATCCTCAGTGGATGCTGTAAGTTAACAAGAGAGAAGAGCTCAGGTTGTGCTGACTCCTCTATTCATTAGTTGTCTTAACTGAACCATCGCCATGTATAACCCTGCCAACGATGCCGTGGCTGGGTACTCCAGCGGCACCATGACGGAGAAAGACCCGAGCCTGGAGACGACCCTGGGAAGTGCCTACTCACCGGTGGACTACATGAGCATTACCAGCTTCCCCCGGTTACCCGAGGATGACGTGGTTTCCGGGGAAAACACTCTCAAATCACGAAAAGATGACGACAACTTCCTTAGCGAGCAAGACACAGGTAAGAGACCGGTGGATACATAGCAGACAACAAGGTGGTGATTAACCAAACCATCAGTTATAAGGTctatataacactgtcataacagtGACATCTCCTTTTCCTTCCTTGTCTGCCAGACAGTCATGTATGATGTTCAATATGTTGTTGTACTCAGAGCCATATACAGTATTTAGATGGGTCTGGTTGTACTTATTCTGGCAACTGCCGCCTGCCTATTTCCCTTCATGCCCATTAAACACTTCCTGAATTGCATTGACCTCTGACCCCAATGTTCCAGACCCAGACCTGTTTCTGAAGTCAGCCCGTCTACAGCGTCTCCCGTCCTCCGCCTCTGACCTGGCCAGCCATGACATCACACCCCTGCGGGAGACCACCAGAGACCCCTTAGCGGAGGGCTGTGCCTGCCAGAGAGATGGCCTCACTGTCATCATCACAGCCTGCCTCACCtttgccacaggagtcactattGCTCTCATCATGCAGATCTACTTCGGAGAcccacaggtgtgtgtgtctgccttccgcccatcttcctctctttaccctcaacccatctctctgtctctccatcctctcccatcctctctccaccctcattccctcccccAATCTAAGTgtattccctctcctcttccctgtgtGTCAGATCTTTAACCAGGGGGCGGTGGTGACTGACGTGGCCCAGTGTACATCTCTGGGCTTCGAGGCCCTGGAGAAGCAAGGCTCTAGTGTGGATGCTGCCATCGCTGCTGCTCTCTGCCTGGGCATcatacacccacacacctccGGCATCGGCGGGTGAGTCTTCACACATCACACCAGCAGGTCATCACCAGCAATAGATAGTCAATAGGATTAGGTGGATCCTAATCAAAGTGTGAGTTATGTCCCCCTAGATCTGCAAGAAGAGGATGTGCTTATTGCTGTTGAACAACACTGGTCTTTGTTATTTGCAGTGGAGGCGTGATGCTAGTGCATGACATCCGTAGGAACGAGAGCAGGGTCATAGACTTCAGTGAGACAGCGCCCTCTGCAATCCTGGAGGACATGTTACAGACCAACCTGGAGCTCAAGGTAAGAGTCTCATCATAACCTCAGGCCATGCTTGAGAGCATCAAAACCATAATGTACcatgggtaaattgtgactgacATGTCTGATCTACAAAAAATATTGAGTCGTTACTTATGATGCAAGGTGATTCGTAGATCAGTCAGTCGGCAGTCGCCGGCAGTCTTTATGATGCTCTCGAACACGGCCTTAGTCTACAGCTAAAGGTCAAGTGTTGTGTCGGCCTGGAGTTCTAGTATTTGTAGTCACGGAAAATGTTCACTATCTCTGTTCCAGCCTGGCCTGATGGTTGGAGTTCCGGGCATGCTCAGTGGTATGCACCAGGCCCACCAGCTTTACGGAAGGTAAAGCTTTTTATCACTGATGAAGTCACTTTGTCTTAGAGCATTGAAGCTCACTAGCCCCAGTTAAATTCCACAAGGTTTAATAGGCTCTGGATGTCTGCTTGCTCCAGTTTAGCGCACACAGACAGTCCCGAGCCTTTGATTGGGTTAATCAGGAGTAGAGTGTTATTCTCTGTATCAGCCTTGAACAAGGGGACTCTTAGTCCATCTCCTGTACAGTGGAGCTATAATTACTCCAGTGATACATGGTCATTATCGTGGCTCAGTTGGAGGAGTGGGGTGCAGCATTGAACAAagctgtgggtttgattacaaTGTTGTCTACATACACTAAatatagctatatatatataatatagatcaCTCTTTTTTTGCTGATCATTTTTgtacacagcaggaaatgcaaacttataGTGTATTTGAGTCTTAAAAacacttctaaagtttgtaatttccactttgaaatttcagagtTGATTTGTCCTAGCGAAAAATTAATCACCCGCTACATAAATTTCCATTTAATTATCATTcatataataattcacatttcttgttgctgTAGAATAATTTTTCTGCCGTAGCAAAATGGCTCAACTTAAGATCCTACCTCTGTAAGTGGCTTTGGATACAAATGTCTGTTAAACCATATTTGATTACAGATTTAGGACATAAAATGTAATGATAAACCAATCCAAACGGATATTTTTGCATTTTTTCACAGAATGCCTTGGAAGGATGTAGTCACCATGGCAGCAGATGTGGCCAGAAGTGGTTTCAATGTTACACATGACCTGGGTAAGCATGAGGAATTGATATTATGCTAAACATATGCATCGGTGCTccttagatcagtgtctaggggcaacttcatcCTACTCTGGATCCCCCCTTCTCTCTAGCTGAGGCCCTGGCCAAGGTCAAGGACAAGAATGTGTCGGAGGCTTTCCGTGCCCTGTTTCTCCCCAATGGTCAGCCTCCCCTCTCCGGCCTGTTCTCCCGACGACCCGACCTGGCCGCCATCTTGGACGCTGTGGCAGCCAATGGGATTGCAGAGTTCTACAGTGGAAACCTGACCCAGGAAATTGCAGCCGCAGTAAGCAGCTCCTCTGTCTCCCAGCCATCAGCCTCTGGCATTGTATAAGCACTCATAAATACTGTATTGGCTCCACTTTAAAATATATGCTCTGGGTAGACGTAGCACTTAGGGACAtctctaggatcagcttaccttctctaaatcctaaccttaaccattaggagGGGTAAGCGTAACACTGTCCTTGGATCAGTGTATAGGGGTAACTTCATCCTGCTCCAAAAGATACGGCTTCTCGTGAAGTCCCTTGGTTATTCCTTATTCATAGGGATCTAGTCAGCTTTATTCCATCAGCACAACTCTTGCCAGAATGGAAAGGTATTATCATGTGTTTCATGTATTTAAGCGATAAGGCCCAAGGGGGtggggtatatggccaatataccacgtctaagggctgttcttaagcacgatgcAACGCGGAGTACCTGAAAACAGCCATTAGCCACGGTATTTTGGCCATATACCTCAAACCCCTgatgtgccttattgctattataaggtgattaccaacataattagagcagtacaaataaatgagagcagtaaaaatacacgTTTTGTCATACccttggtatacggtctgatataccacgtctGTCAGACAATCATCATTCAAGGCTTGaaacacccagtttataatcagGTTTTTAATCATGTATTTTCTAACAGGTGCAAGCCAGAGGAGGAGTTCTCTCTGAGGAGGACTTTGGGAATTACACCACTGTCCTACAGCAGCCAGCCGAGAGTTTCTATCAGGGTAAATATAAGATTCCCTTTGAACAAATATCTTTTCACGATTATATTGTGATGATGCATCCTCGCTCCCAATTCTTGCCAGATGTGATATTTGAACCTGCAACCTTGCGGCTAAATGCATCCATTTCTCTGTTGTTGATGTTGTGTAGGGCACCATGTGATGGCAGCCCCAGCCCCCAGTGCAGGAGCAGCTCTGATCACAGCTCTGAACATTCTGGAAGGCTACAACATCACCAGCCAGGTCCCGCGCAACAGCACCTACCACTGGATTGCTGAGGTACTTCGCCCGATTTCATTTACATGACTGATGAAAATACTTGGTTGTCAACCTGATCATTGAGTTAATCCGTAATGGTTGTTGATTACTACATGCATCCTATAGTAAATGTTAACCCTGTATACTGTGGTGTCTACagcatgtacagtcgtggccaaaagtttgagaatgatacaaatattaatattcacaaagtctgctgcctcagtttgtataatggcaatttgcatatactccagaatgttatgaagagtgatcagatgaatttgccatgcaaatgaactgaatcccccgcCCAAAaaatccactgcatttcagccctgccacgaacggaccagctgacatcatgtcagtgattctctcgttaacacaggtgtgagtgttgacgaggacaaggctggcgatcactctgtcatgccgattgagttcgaataacagactggaagctttaaaaggagggtggtgcttggaatcattgttcttcctctgtcaaatatggttacctgcaaggaaacacgtgccgtcatcattgttttgcacaaaaagggcttcacaggcaaggatattgctgccagtaagattgcacctacatcggatcatcaagaacttcaaggagagtggttcaattgttgtgaagaaggcttcagggtgcccaagaaagtccagcaagctccaggaccgtctcctaaagttgattcagctgcgggatcggggcaccaccactacagagcttgctcaggaatggcagcaggcaggtgtgagtgcatctgcacgcaccgtgaggcgaagacttttggaggatggcctggtgtcaaagaagggcagcaaagaagccacatctctccaggaaaaacatcagggacagactgatattctgcaaaagatacagggattggactgctgaggactggggtaaagtcattttctctgttgaatcccctttccgattgtttggggcatccgtaaaaaagcttgtctgtctggagaagacaaggtgagcgctaccatcagtcctgtgtcacgcaaacagtaaagcatcctgagaccattcatgtgtggggttgcttctcggccaagggagtgggctcactcacaattttgcctaagaacacagccatgaataaagaatggcaccaacacatcctccgagagcaacttctcccaaccatccaggaacagtttggtgacgaacaatgccttttccagcatgatggagcgaGCCCCTTgtagctcggggaacaaaacatggatattttgggtccatggggtccaaaacatggatattttgggtccaaggaatctccccagaccttaatcctattgagaacttgtggtcaatcctcaagaggcgggtggacaaacaaaaacccacaaattctgacaaaactctaagcattgattatgcattgattatgcaagaatgggtgGCCATCAGTGTGTGGCCctgaagttaattgacagcatgccagggcggattgaaGAGGTCTTGAAagagaagggtcaacactgcaaatattgactctttgcatcaacttcatgtaattgtcaataaaagcctttgacatttATGAagtgcttgtaattatacttcagtattccatagtaacatctggcaaaaatatctaaagacactgaagcagcaaactgtggaaattaatatttgtgtcattctcaaaacttttggccacaac
The sequence above is a segment of the Oncorhynchus nerka isolate Pitt River linkage group LG20, Oner_Uvic_2.0, whole genome shotgun sequence genome. Coding sequences within it:
- the LOC115101996 gene encoding glutathione hydrolase 7 produces the protein MYNPANDAVAGYSSGTMTEKDPSLETTLGSAYSPVDYMSITSFPRLPEDDVVSGENTLKSRKDDDNFLSEQDTDPDLFLKSARLQRLPSSASDLASHDITPLRETTRDPLAEGCACQRDGLTVIITACLTFATGVTIALIMQIYFGDPQIFNQGAVVTDVAQCTSLGFEALEKQGSSVDAAIAAALCLGIIHPHTSGIGGGGVMLVHDIRRNESRVIDFSETAPSAILEDMLQTNLELKPGLMVGVPGMLSGMHQAHQLYGRMPWKDVVTMAADVARSGFNVTHDLAEALAKVKDKNVSEAFRALFLPNGQPPLSGLFSRRPDLAAILDAVAANGIAEFYSGNLTQEIAAAVQARGGVLSEEDFGNYTTVLQQPAESFYQGHHVMAAPAPSAGAALITALNILEGYNITSQVPRNSTYHWIAESLKIAVALASGLGDPMYDSSISDKVTQMLSKSQAVLLRQMINDSQAFPPGHYTSSYALEEGAVASQVMVMGPDDFIVSVMSSLNRPFGSRIVTPSGILLNSQILDFSWSNKTQTSQPLNPHNVIQPGKRPLSFLVPTAVRPRLGLCGTYVALGSSNGDRALSGITQVLMNVLSSRKNLSDSLAYGRLHPQLQPDTLLVDSEFLEEDVEVLQFKGHQVQRVDVLSLVEGTRRTNDLIIGVKDPRSADASALTMSMNMP